In Pseudomonadaceae bacterium SI-3, the sequence CAGGCCTATACCCAAAGCCGCCACCATCAATGGGCCGGCAATGGCGCGCCAAGGCACGCTGGCGCTGCGCATGTTGCCAGCAATAGCGAGAACGATGGGTACCGAACCCATCATCACTGGAGGGATCACCGGCCCGGCTGCCAAAACGGCGGTGGTAATCAGAAAGAAATATCCGATATAACCCAGAAATCCCAATAGCGCGGCCCATGCCCAATCAGTCAATTTGAGTTTCTTGACTTCGCTTCGATATACGAACAGAACAAGCAGGCTACCCAGCCCGGCGAAGCCATAGCTCACAACAGCAAGGTCGAAGAGGCTGTATTCGCCAATCAGGCTTGGAAAGATATAGAGCAGCGACCAGGAAAACGTGGCGGCGATGGCAGCAAGCAATCCCACTATCATGCGCTCTGCTCCTGCTCGCGTTGCGCTGTGATCCAGCAAAGTGCCATGCGTCTTGCTGTGTCGAACTGCTTTGTGGTCTCGCCCATGGCGCCGCTGACAAAACTGCCTTCTAACAAGATGAACAGCCCATCGACAACCGAGGTCGGGTCGCTAACGCCTGCCTTGATGGCCAGTGCAGCGAGGTTGTCACGAATCCCTTGCTTATGGCGACTCACGGCCAAACGCACCGGGTGGCTACACGATGGGAATTCGGCTGCGCTGTTGACGAACACGCAGCCACGGCCGCTGTCGTGCATCAGAAAGCGCTCATACAAATCGAAGAACGCAAGCATGCCGCTAATCGGTTCGGCATGCTTCGCCAAGGTGCTCACCACCTCTTCACGCCAACGACGGTCACGTTCTTCAAGGCACGCCACGATCAGCGCATCCTTGGAAGGGAAATGACTGTATAGCGTCATTTTGGTCACGCCCGCCAACGCTGCGATCGCCACCACACCGGTAATGTGCACGCCCTGCGACACAAAGAGAGTTAGCGCGGCATCAACCAGGCGCTTACGGGTTTTATCCATTTTTGGACCCTCCGACGTGGGTGTGTCGTTGACTATACCGACCGGTAAGTTTTGATAGACACCAATCACGACCCCAATGCCGGGCAGTTACGACATGGGAGGCAAGCGGGACACAGCCACAGACAGCGAGGTAGCCTGGAAGTAACGCGTGGAAAAGGCTTCGCCGTTTTCCACCCTACAGCTGCAAGGCGCTGGCGGCGTCAACCCCCCACTTCACACAACCCACCCGGCACCTTCATCACCCACTCCCTCACCGCCAGCACCGTCGGATCATCTCGGCGGCTTTCGGGATAAACCAGATGAAACGGCTTGCCCGGCATCTCAGGGCCGAACGGCTGCACCAACCGCCCTTCTCTCAATTCATCTTCGATCAACTGACGGCTCATCAGCGCCACGCCCTGCGCGCCGATGGCGGCTGAGATGGCGTGGGTCTCGTCGGAGAAGACCAGCCCGGCGCTGACGTCCAGCCCCGGCACGCTGGCGAGCTTTTGCCACGAGGCCCAATGAATCGGAGCCGAGGCGGCACCCCGCGCGTGAAAGTGGATCAGCGGGTGGTTGGGCAGGTCGGCGACGTCGCGAAGGCCCAACAGCGGGCTGCAGACCGGGACGAAGGTGTTGTCGATCAGCTTCTCGGCCACCAGCCCTGGCCAGCGCCCGTCGCCGTAGCGGATGGCGATATCCGCCGTAACGCCATCCAGCGCTACCGGCTCGTGCGAGGTGTGGAAGCGCAGGTCGATATCGGGATGCGAATCGCGCAGCAGGCAGACCCAGGGCACCAGCCAGCGCACGGCAATAGCCGGCGTGGTGCTGAGGGTGATCGCCTGCCGGCACGGCCCCGCACTAAGGCGTTCGACCGTGGCGCTGATGCTGTCGAACGCGGTCTCCAGCGTCTGCTGCAGGTCACGGCCTTGGGCGGTGAGTTCCAGCTGCCGGGGTTTGCGCAGAAACAGCGCCACGCCGAGGGATTCTTCCAGCGAGCGAATCTGGTGACTGATGGCCGTAGCGGTGACATTCAACTCCTCGGCGGCCTGCTTGGCGCTCTCGTGGCGGGCGGCGGCTTCGAAGGCACGTAGCGCAGAAAGCGAAGGTAACCAGCGGTGCGCCATGGTTGAGTTTTCCTCATCTGTAACCGAAAGAAATGGTCGTTTGTCGCCTATGCAGCCTAACCCTAGGCTGGATCTATCGCGAATGACAGATGAATTCAGTCACAGAGGAGACCCACCATGACGCACCTTCTGCACCTCGACGCCAGCGCCCGCCCCGGCTTTGCCGGCAAAGACGAGCACGGCTCCCACAGCCGTAATCTCACCCACCGTTTCGTCAGCCAGTGGCTGGCCCGCCGCGCGCAGGACAGCGTGACCTACCGGGACATCGGACAGAACCCGCCCTCTTACATCAGCCATGACTGGATCGCCTCCAGTTTCACGCCGGAAGAACGCCGTGAGCCTTGGATGACGGAAACATTGGCGGAAAGCGACCAGTTGGTCGATGAGCTGATCGCCGCCGATGTATTGGTCATCGGCACGCCGCTTTACAACTTCGGCATGCCCGCCGCGCTGAAGGCCTGGATTGACCTGATCGTGCGGCCGGGCCGGACGGTCGATGTCGACGAAACCAAACTACCTGAACCTTACGTACCCTTGCTGGCGGACCGACCACGGCATGCGGTCATCCTCAGCGCAAGGGGTGGCATCGGCTTCGGCCCCGGCGGCGAGATGGCGCACATGAACCACCTGGAGCCGAACCTGGTGACCGCTCTTAATTTCATCGGCATCACCCGCATCCACCAAATTGCCATCGAAGGGCAGGAAACAGGCGGCGACGTGTTGGCGGCCTCTGTGGCCGAGGCGTTGCGTCAGGTGAATGTGTTAGTGGCGGAGCTACAGGGGACGCTTGACGCGACGCCTCTGAGTCAGCCCTACGAACGACAGGCTGAGGCTTGCTGAGCGCAAACTACTGAGCAGATGCAGCAGGCGTTGCGCGATTCCAGCCTTGAAGACCAGCTCCAGACAAGGAGGTCACACGCTGCCGGCCAGCTTGCTGCAACGCCGCGTGCTCAGCGAGAGCTGTTCATGCGGCCACCGGTACTGCGTCGACGAAGCGCGCCAAACCGCTTCGATAGCCGCTGCAATTCTCCGTCGGCTAAAAACAAGAAGCCCGGCGTTCGCCGGGCTGGGTGTCACTGCAGTAACTTTTACTTCTGAGTAACGGTAGCCATGTTGTTCGAACCAGCCTGGATGATAGAGGCCAGATCACCCACGCCAGACTGCATAGCGACGGCCATGTTGCTCACGCCGCTTTGAACGATATAGGCATTATTATCGGTGCCAGATTGGCCGATTTCGGCGTTGTTCGACTGACCGTACTGGTCGACATTGGCGTAATTGCCACTGCCTTTTTGCTCAATTTCAACGTCGTTGAATTCACCAGTCTGGAGAATATCTGCGACGGCCAAATCGCCTTGGGTAACGAGCAACTCGTTGCCCGTTCCGATCTGGTCGGCATTGACGATACCAGTATCTTTCTGGCTGACGGTGGCGACGTTGTCGTTACCGTTCTGAGATACGTCTGACAGGTTGTTATTACCGTACTGTCCGACATTGGCCTTGTTGTCGTTACCGGCTTGGGTGATATATGACCAATTTCCATTGCCACCTTGCTTCAGGGTGGCAT encodes:
- a CDS encoding NAD(P)H dehydrogenase — translated: MTHLLHLDASARPGFAGKDEHGSHSRNLTHRFVSQWLARRAQDSVTYRDIGQNPPSYISHDWIASSFTPEERREPWMTETLAESDQLVDELIAADVLVIGTPLYNFGMPAALKAWIDLIVRPGRTVDVDETKLPEPYVPLLADRPRHAVILSARGGIGFGPGGEMAHMNHLEPNLVTALNFIGITRIHQIAIEGQETGGDVLAASVAEALRQVNVLVAELQGTLDATPLSQPYERQAEAC
- a CDS encoding LysR family transcriptional regulator; this encodes MAHRWLPSLSALRAFEAAARHESAKQAAEELNVTATAISHQIRSLEESLGVALFLRKPRQLELTAQGRDLQQTLETAFDSISATVERLSAGPCRQAITLSTTPAIAVRWLVPWVCLLRDSHPDIDLRFHTSHEPVALDGVTADIAIRYGDGRWPGLVAEKLIDNTFVPVCSPLLGLRDVADLPNHPLIHFHARGAASAPIHWASWQKLASVPGLDVSAGLVFSDETHAISAAIGAQGVALMSRQLIEDELREGRLVQPFGPEMPGKPFHLVYPESRRDDPTVLAVREWVMKVPGGLCEVGG
- a CDS encoding TetR family transcriptional regulator; translation: MDKTRKRLVDAALTLFVSQGVHITGVVAIAALAGVTKMTLYSHFPSKDALIVACLEERDRRWREEVVSTLAKHAEPISGMLAFFDLYERFLMHDSGRGCVFVNSAAEFPSCSHPVRLAVSRHKQGIRDNLAALAIKAGVSDPTSVVDGLFILLEGSFVSGAMGETTKQFDTARRMALCWITAQREQEQSA